The proteins below are encoded in one region of Winogradskyella helgolandensis:
- a CDS encoding 3-hydroxyacyl-CoA dehydrogenase/enoyl-CoA hydratase family protein: MSKRRIKKIAIIGSGIMGSGIACHFANIGVDVLLLDIVPRELNDKEKAKGLTLEDKVVRNRLVNDALTASLKSKPSPIYSQAFASRITTGNIEDDIAKVADVDWIMEVVVERLDIKQQVFEKLEKYRKPGTLITSNTSGIPIHFMSEGRSDDFQKHFCGTHFFNPARYLKLFEIIPGPKTDQAVLDFLNEYGEKFLGKTSVIAKDTPAFIGNRIGIFSIQSLFHAVKDLDLTIEEVDKLSGPVIGRPKSATFRTVDVVGLDTLVHVANGIRENCPKDERLELFELPDFINTMMENKWLGSKTGQGFYKKVRKEDGSSEILSLDLNTLEYRASKKAKFATLELTKTIDKVVDRFKILIKGKDKAGEFYRKSFTALFAYVSNRIPEISDELYKIDDAMKAGFGWEHGPFQIWDAIGVEKGIELMKAEGLEPAAWVNDMVASSNTSFYTVKDGASYFYDIPSKKQTKIPGQDSFIILDNIRKTNEVFKNSGVVIEDLGDGILNCEFQSKMNTIGGDVLAGLNKAIDLAEKDFAGLVVGNQSANFSVGANIGMIFMMAAEQEYDELNMAIKYFQDTMMRMRYSSIPTISAPHSMALGGGCELSLHADKVVAAAETYMGLVEFGVGVIPGGGGSKEMALRAQDLFHKGDVQLNILQEYFLTIGMAKVSTSAYEAFDLGLLQKGKDVVVVNKDRQIAVAKQHAMLMANSGYTQPVKRDDVLVLGKQALGMFMVGTDSMEDSNYISEHDMKIANKLAYVMAGGDLSEPTKVTEQYLLDLEREAFLSLCTERKTLERIQHMLTKGKPLRN; encoded by the coding sequence ATGAGTAAACGAAGAATTAAAAAAATAGCAATTATTGGGTCAGGAATTATGGGAAGCGGTATCGCTTGTCATTTCGCCAATATCGGTGTTGATGTTTTATTATTAGACATCGTACCTAGAGAACTTAACGACAAAGAAAAAGCTAAAGGTTTAACTTTAGAAGACAAAGTCGTAAGAAACAGATTAGTAAACGATGCTTTAACAGCGTCTTTAAAATCTAAACCTTCACCAATTTACAGTCAAGCATTTGCAAGTCGTATTACAACTGGAAATATTGAAGACGATATTGCCAAAGTTGCTGATGTCGATTGGATTATGGAAGTTGTTGTCGAAAGACTAGACATTAAACAACAAGTTTTTGAGAAACTAGAGAAATACCGTAAGCCAGGTACATTAATTACCTCAAATACTTCTGGTATTCCAATTCACTTTATGAGTGAAGGTCGTAGCGACGATTTCCAGAAACATTTCTGTGGCACGCACTTTTTTAACCCAGCTCGTTACTTAAAATTATTCGAAATCATTCCTGGTCCTAAAACAGACCAAGCTGTATTAGATTTCTTAAATGAGTATGGAGAGAAATTCTTAGGTAAAACTTCCGTAATTGCTAAAGATACTCCTGCTTTTATAGGAAACCGAATTGGTATTTTCAGCATTCAAAGTTTATTTCATGCGGTTAAAGATTTAGATTTAACCATTGAAGAAGTAGATAAGTTATCAGGACCAGTAATTGGTCGTCCAAAATCGGCAACCTTTCGTACAGTAGATGTTGTTGGTTTAGATACTTTAGTTCACGTTGCAAACGGTATTAGAGAAAACTGCCCAAAAGATGAACGTTTAGAGTTATTTGAATTGCCAGATTTCATCAACACCATGATGGAAAATAAATGGTTAGGTAGTAAAACTGGACAAGGATTTTATAAGAAAGTGAGAAAAGAAGATGGTTCTTCTGAAATTTTATCACTAGACTTAAATACACTAGAATATAGAGCTTCTAAAAAAGCAAAATTTGCCACTTTAGAACTTACGAAAACGATTGATAAAGTTGTTGATCGTTTCAAAATATTAATAAAAGGAAAAGATAAAGCAGGTGAGTTTTACAGAAAAAGCTTCACCGCACTATTTGCTTACGTATCGAATCGTATTCCTGAAATTTCAGATGAGCTTTATAAGATTGATGATGCTATGAAAGCTGGTTTTGGTTGGGAACACGGACCTTTCCAAATCTGGGATGCTATTGGCGTAGAAAAAGGAATTGAATTAATGAAAGCCGAAGGTTTAGAACCTGCTGCTTGGGTTAATGATATGGTTGCTTCTAGTAACACGTCCTTTTATACTGTAAAAGATGGTGCTTCATATTTCTATGATATTCCTTCTAAAAAACAAACAAAAATACCTGGTCAAGATAGTTTCATCATCTTAGATAATATCAGAAAAACAAACGAAGTGTTTAAAAACTCTGGTGTTGTGATTGAAGATTTAGGTGATGGCATCCTTAACTGTGAGTTCCAGTCTAAAATGAACACCATTGGAGGAGATGTTTTAGCAGGCTTAAATAAAGCTATTGATTTAGCCGAAAAAGATTTTGCCGGCTTAGTCGTTGGTAATCAATCCGCAAACTTTTCTGTTGGTGCAAATATCGGCATGATTTTTATGATGGCTGCTGAACAAGAGTACGATGAGCTTAACATGGCTATTAAATACTTCCAAGACACGATGATGCGCATGCGTTATTCATCTATTCCAACGATTTCTGCACCTCACAGCATGGCTTTAGGTGGTGGATGTGAATTATCGTTACACGCAGATAAAGTAGTTGCAGCAGCAGAAACTTACATGGGACTTGTAGAGTTTGGTGTTGGTGTTATTCCTGGTGGTGGTGGTTCTAAAGAAATGGCTTTAAGAGCACAAGACCTTTTCCATAAAGGCGATGTGCAATTAAACATTTTACAAGAATATTTCTTAACCATTGGTATGGCAAAAGTTTCGACATCTGCTTATGAAGCTTTTGATTTAGGATTACTTCAAAAAGGAAAAGATGTTGTTGTGGTGAATAAAGACCGTCAGATAGCCGTTGCAAAACAACACGCTATGTTAATGGCTAATTCTGGTTATACACAACCGGTGAAACGAGATGATGTTTTAGTTCTTGGAAAACAAGCGTTAGGAATGTTTATGGTAGGAACAGACTCTATGGAAGACTCTAATTACATTTCTGAGCACGATATGAAAATCGCAAATAAACTAGCATACGTTATGGCTGGTGGAGATTTATCTGAACCAACTAAAGTAACAGAACAATATTTATTGGATTTAGAACGCGAAGCATTCCTATCGCTTTGTACAGAACGTAAAACATTGGAACGAATTCAACACATGTTAACTAAAGGGAAACCGTTAAGAAATTAG
- a CDS encoding BlaI/MecI/CopY family transcriptional regulator, with protein sequence MDIKQLNKSELQVMKYLWMLEKGFMKDIVEKFPEPRPAYTTISTLLKRMTDKDYIGFERLGRDKQYFPILKKNDYFTKQVNGMIQHFFNDSKAQFASFFTKNADLSMQEIEELQALLKQKMEQKKAND encoded by the coding sequence GTGGATATAAAACAATTGAATAAGTCAGAGCTTCAGGTTATGAAGTATTTATGGATGCTTGAAAAAGGATTTATGAAAGACATTGTAGAAAAATTTCCGGAACCAAGACCAGCTTATACAACGATTTCGACTTTATTGAAACGTATGACAGATAAGGATTATATAGGTTTTGAACGTTTGGGTAGAGACAAACAATATTTTCCAATTCTTAAAAAGAATGATTATTTCACGAAACAAGTTAATGGAATGATTCAGCATTTCTTCAACGATTCTAAAGCACAATTTGCGTCTTTTTTTACAAAAAATGCCGATTTATCCATGCAAGAGATAGAAGAACTACAGGCGTTGTTAAAGCAAAAAATGGAACAAAAGAAAGCCAATGATTAG
- a CDS encoding N-acetylmuramoyl-L-alanine amidase, translated as MISYFIYTIISLGCSYVLYVLLLRKQKTFQFNRFFLIGSILLCLAAPFMEIELFKSVPSITEIPLEKFTEPDVDMTSKENGTFGEVTPMQVSSTHPLFYIYLVVAGFFLFRFLKNLFQMYRLTRQKSKRVGKLKLITITDSEMVSSFFNYMFMPKNHVLSEDDYLSIIAHETVHSKELHTVDIILLEVLHCIFWFNPFIWLYKKAILQNHEFLADEQSVLSGIAIENYSNTIINLGQKDYRVPLTSGFNFIQIKNRIIMLHQSKSSVFKRTLNIISVILLFTSIFVFSSYKELKEPLVVVIDAGHGGHDSGNLDEKNIVLNISHQLSLLSSDNIRIITTRTEDTFFTLQERVEFINTQNADLVVSLHANAHSNPLTNGVEAYYNDKDEFKDKSYAFGKILLENQMELFSTNRGLKTVPMYIFRHINSPGVLLELGFITNEEDHKVLMNVDRQKEIAASIFEGLEEIRNSN; from the coding sequence ATGATTAGTTATTTTATATATACCATTATTAGTCTCGGCTGCTCTTATGTGCTTTATGTTTTGTTACTCAGAAAACAAAAGACATTTCAGTTTAATCGTTTTTTCCTTATTGGTTCTATCTTATTGTGTTTGGCAGCACCATTTATGGAAATTGAACTGTTTAAATCGGTTCCTAGTATTACTGAAATTCCTCTAGAAAAATTTACTGAACCTGATGTTGATATGACTTCTAAAGAAAACGGAACTTTTGGTGAAGTAACACCAATGCAGGTCTCATCAACGCATCCGCTTTTCTATATTTATTTAGTGGTTGCTGGTTTTTTCTTATTTCGATTTTTGAAGAATTTATTTCAGATGTATCGATTAACAAGACAAAAAAGTAAACGTGTTGGGAAGCTAAAATTAATCACTATTACCGATTCGGAGATGGTGTCTAGCTTTTTCAATTATATGTTTATGCCTAAAAATCATGTTTTATCTGAAGATGATTATTTAAGCATTATTGCTCATGAAACCGTACATAGTAAAGAATTACATACCGTAGATATTATACTTTTAGAAGTGTTGCACTGCATCTTTTGGTTCAATCCATTTATCTGGTTGTACAAGAAAGCCATTCTGCAGAATCACGAATTTTTAGCCGATGAACAATCCGTTTTATCGGGCATTGCTATTGAAAATTATTCTAATACCATTATCAACTTAGGACAAAAGGACTACCGCGTTCCTCTCACTAGCGGATTTAATTTCATTCAAATCAAAAATCGAATTATTATGTTACATCAATCAAAATCATCAGTATTCAAACGAACTTTAAACATTATATCTGTCATTTTGCTTTTTACCAGCATTTTTGTATTTAGTTCATACAAAGAATTAAAAGAACCGCTCGTAGTTGTTATAGATGCAGGTCATGGAGGACATGATTCTGGTAATTTAGATGAGAAAAATATTGTTTTAAATATTTCTCATCAGTTATCTCTTTTGAGTAGTGATAATATCAGAATTATTACCACAAGAACTGAGGATACATTTTTTACATTACAAGAACGTGTTGAATTTATTAATACGCAAAATGCAGATCTAGTTGTAAGTTTGCATGCCAATGCACATTCAAATCCATTGACAAATGGAGTAGAGGCTTACTACAACGACAAAGACGAGTTTAAGGATAAATCTTATGCATTTGGCAAGATTTTATTAGAAAACCAGATGGAATTATTTTCAACCAATCGCGGACTTAAAACAGTGCCTATGTATATTTTTAGACATATCAATAGTCCTGGTGTATTATTAGAACTCGGATTTATTACGAATGAAGAGGATCATAAGGTTTTGATGAATGTGGATCGTCAAAAGGAAATAGCAGCTTCCATTTTTGAAGGATTAGAAGAAATTAGAAATAGTAACTAA
- a CDS encoding acetyl-CoA C-acyltransferase: protein MKTAYIVKAYRTAVGKAPKGVFRFKRTDELAAETIKYMMKELPNLDPKRIDDVIVGNAMPEGSQGLNMARLISLMGLDIVDVPGVTVNRFCSSGVETIGMATAKIQAGMADCIIAGGAESMSSVPMTGFKPELNYDAIVKAGHEDYYWGMGNTAEAVAKQFNVSREDQDEFAYNSHMKALRAQAEDRFQDQIVPIEVEQTYIDANGKKATKSYTVTKDEGPRAGTSKEALAKLRAVFAAGGSVTAGNSSQMSDGAAFVMVMSEDMVKELGLEPIARMVNYAAAGVEPRIMGIGPVKAIPKALKQAGLKQDDLSLIELNEAFASQSLAVIRELGLNPDIINVNGGAIALGHPLGCTGAKLSVQLFDEMRKRDMKGKYGAVTMCVGTGQGACGIFEFLN, encoded by the coding sequence ATGAAAACAGCATATATAGTAAAAGCATATAGAACCGCAGTTGGTAAAGCACCAAAAGGCGTGTTCCGTTTTAAAAGAACAGATGAATTAGCAGCAGAAACCATCAAATATATGATGAAAGAGCTTCCTAATTTAGACCCAAAGCGTATTGACGATGTTATTGTTGGTAACGCCATGCCAGAAGGTTCGCAAGGATTAAATATGGCACGTTTAATCTCTTTAATGGGATTAGATATCGTAGATGTTCCTGGAGTAACTGTCAACCGTTTTTGCTCTTCAGGAGTGGAAACCATTGGTATGGCCACAGCTAAAATACAAGCCGGAATGGCAGATTGTATTATTGCTGGTGGAGCAGAAAGCATGAGTAGCGTTCCAATGACTGGATTTAAACCAGAATTAAATTATGACGCCATTGTAAAAGCAGGTCACGAAGATTATTATTGGGGTATGGGAAATACAGCAGAAGCTGTTGCAAAACAATTCAATGTATCTCGTGAAGATCAAGATGAGTTTGCCTACAATTCACATATGAAAGCCTTAAGAGCGCAAGCCGAAGATCGTTTTCAAGATCAAATAGTACCAATTGAAGTTGAACAAACTTATATTGATGCTAACGGTAAAAAAGCAACAAAATCATACACCGTAACTAAAGATGAAGGACCTCGTGCCGGAACTAGTAAAGAAGCCTTAGCAAAACTTAGAGCCGTATTTGCAGCTGGAGGTAGTGTTACGGCGGGTAACTCGTCACAAATGAGTGATGGTGCTGCTTTTGTTATGGTCATGAGTGAAGACATGGTAAAAGAATTAGGCTTAGAACCAATCGCAAGAATGGTAAATTATGCTGCTGCTGGTGTTGAGCCTCGTATCATGGGTATTGGACCAGTAAAAGCTATTCCAAAAGCATTAAAACAAGCTGGATTAAAACAAGACGATTTAAGCTTAATTGAATTAAATGAAGCATTTGCTTCTCAATCTTTAGCTGTAATTAGAGAACTTGGTCTTAATCCTGATATCATTAACGTAAATGGTGGTGCTATTGCACTTGGTCATCCATTAGGATGTACAGGAGCAAAATTATCCGTACAACTTTTTGACGAAATGCGTAAGCGTGACATGAAAGGTAAATATGGAGCCGTTACCATGTGTGTTGGTACAGGTCAAGGGGCTTGTGGGATATTTGAATTTTTGAATTAG
- a CDS encoding dual specificity protein phosphatase family protein, protein MKKKIGLLVLAIVLIGAAKFYYDVNLNYNFKAITEGKVYKSGVIPPDELEDYISEHNIKSVIDLRYPGTNDLINNPEIPEQLTREKEAIEKIDNVNYYNVGSRQVPDQPTVDKFLEIMDNDDNYPVLIHCYHGEGRAPLFSAIYQMEYEDMPNEEARDKTRVLLKWSSFDDGKPKGEYLKNYKPRSSK, encoded by the coding sequence ATGAAAAAAAAAATAGGATTACTTGTCTTAGCTATCGTTTTAATTGGAGCTGCTAAATTTTATTACGATGTAAATTTAAACTACAATTTTAAAGCTATTACTGAGGGTAAGGTCTATAAGTCAGGAGTTATTCCACCAGATGAATTGGAAGATTATATCAGTGAACACAATATTAAAAGCGTTATTGATTTAAGATATCCTGGGACTAATGATCTTATTAACAATCCAGAAATTCCAGAACAATTAACACGCGAAAAGGAAGCTATTGAAAAAATAGATAATGTAAATTATTATAATGTCGGGTCTAGACAAGTACCAGATCAACCAACCGTAGATAAGTTTTTGGAAATTATGGATAATGACGATAACTATCCTGTTTTAATACACTGTTATCATGGTGAAGGGAGAGCACCATTATTTTCGGCAATTTATCAGATGGAATACGAAGATATGCCAAATGAAGAGGCGCGAGATAAAACTCGTGTTTTATTGAAATGGAGTTCTTTTGATGATGGCAAACCTAAAGGTGAATATCTTAAAAATTATAAGCCTCGTAGTAGCAAGTAA
- a CDS encoding MarR family winged helix-turn-helix transcriptional regulator, whose translation MKDKTIDYVLRTTWLAVNKMYNEEASEFGTTMATGFALLSIDPEKGTPSTSLGPKMGMEATSLSRTLKTMESKGLIERKPNPEDGRGVLIFLTDFGRKKRALSKEKVLTFDETIKNNISTEELNNFYKVAEVINNMISNKQIYNKKEHILK comes from the coding sequence ATGAAAGATAAAACTATTGACTACGTCCTAAGAACCACATGGTTAGCAGTCAACAAAATGTACAATGAAGAAGCGTCTGAATTTGGAACAACGATGGCTACTGGGTTTGCATTATTAAGTATTGATCCAGAAAAAGGAACACCATCAACATCGTTAGGTCCAAAAATGGGAATGGAGGCCACAAGTCTGTCTAGAACTTTAAAAACCATGGAATCCAAAGGTTTAATAGAACGTAAGCCAAATCCTGAAGATGGACGTGGTGTGCTAATTTTTTTAACTGATTTTGGCAGAAAAAAAAGAGCTTTATCAAAAGAAAAGGTTTTAACCTTCGATGAAACTATAAAAAATAATATCTCTACAGAAGAACTAAATAACTTTTACAAAGTTGCCGAAGTCATAAACAATATGATTTCAAATAAACAGATTTACAATAAAAAAGAACACATTTTAAAATAA
- a CDS encoding acyl-CoA dehydrogenase family protein: MATTEKELLRGGQFLVKETDCQDIFTPEDFSEEQTMMKEAVMEFNDREIIPHKARFEAKDYALTEEVMRKAAELGFLGVAVPEAYEGLGMGFVSTVLTCDYISSGTGSFSTAFGAHTGIGTMPITLYGTEEQKQKYVPKLATGEWFGAYCLTEPGAGSDANSGKTTATLSEDGKSYKINGQKMWISNAGFCSLMIVFARIEDDKNITGFIVEYDKNNPNGITLGEEEHKLGIRASSTRQVFYNDTVVPVENMLAGRGEGFKIAMNALNIGRIKLAAACLDSQRRILTTAVTYANERRQFKTPIADFGAIKTKLAEMAASAYAGESATYRASKNIEDRIALRVAAGNTHQESELKGVEEYAIECSILKVAVSEDVQSAADEGIQIFGGMGFSEDTPMESAWRDARIARIYEGTNEINRMLCVGMLVKKAMKGHVDLLGPAQKVQEELMGIPSFETPDYSELFSEEKEMIAKLKKTFLMVAGGAVQKYGPQLEEHQQLLIAAADILIEIYMAESAILRTEKNVKRFGEESQSAQIAMAKLYLYHAVDIVEEKGKESIISFAEGDEQRMMLMGLKRFTKYANYPDIVDLRIEIAEKVKAENKYCF; this comes from the coding sequence ATGGCAACAACAGAAAAAGAATTATTAAGAGGTGGTCAATTCCTAGTAAAGGAAACAGATTGCCAAGACATTTTTACTCCTGAAGATTTTTCAGAAGAACAAACAATGATGAAAGAAGCGGTTATGGAATTTAACGACCGTGAAATCATCCCACATAAAGCACGTTTTGAAGCTAAAGATTATGCCTTAACTGAAGAAGTGATGCGAAAAGCTGCTGAACTTGGATTTTTAGGTGTTGCTGTTCCTGAAGCTTATGAAGGTCTTGGAATGGGATTTGTATCTACAGTTTTAACTTGTGATTATATCTCTTCTGGAACCGGTTCATTCAGTACTGCTTTTGGTGCGCATACCGGAATTGGTACGATGCCAATTACCTTATACGGAACAGAAGAGCAAAAACAAAAATACGTTCCTAAATTAGCAACTGGTGAATGGTTTGGAGCCTACTGTTTAACAGAACCTGGTGCAGGATCAGATGCTAACTCTGGTAAAACAACGGCGACACTTTCTGAGGATGGTAAATCCTACAAAATTAACGGTCAGAAAATGTGGATCTCAAATGCAGGATTCTGTAGTTTGATGATTGTATTTGCACGTATTGAAGATGACAAAAACATTACTGGTTTCATAGTAGAATATGATAAAAATAATCCTAACGGCATTACTTTAGGTGAAGAAGAGCACAAATTAGGTATTCGTGCAAGTTCTACACGTCAAGTTTTTTATAATGATACCGTTGTACCTGTTGAAAATATGTTAGCTGGTCGTGGTGAAGGTTTTAAAATTGCTATGAACGCTCTTAATATTGGCCGTATTAAATTAGCTGCAGCTTGTTTAGATTCTCAAAGACGAATTTTAACAACTGCCGTAACGTATGCCAATGAACGTAGACAATTTAAGACACCTATTGCTGACTTTGGTGCCATAAAAACGAAGCTAGCTGAAATGGCTGCTAGTGCTTATGCTGGTGAATCTGCTACCTATAGAGCTTCAAAAAACATAGAAGATAGAATTGCTTTACGTGTAGCTGCAGGAAACACACATCAAGAATCAGAACTAAAAGGAGTTGAAGAATATGCTATTGAATGTTCTATTCTTAAAGTAGCGGTTTCTGAAGATGTTCAAAGTGCTGCCGATGAAGGTATCCAAATTTTTGGAGGCATGGGATTCTCTGAAGACACACCAATGGAATCTGCATGGAGAGATGCAAGAATTGCACGTATTTATGAAGGAACTAATGAAATCAACAGAATGTTATGTGTTGGTATGTTAGTGAAGAAAGCGATGAAAGGTCATGTAGATTTATTAGGTCCTGCTCAAAAAGTACAAGAAGAATTAATGGGTATTCCTTCTTTTGAAACGCCTGATTATTCTGAATTATTTTCGGAAGAAAAGGAAATGATTGCAAAACTTAAGAAAACATTCTTAATGGTTGCTGGTGGAGCCGTTCAAAAATATGGACCTCAACTAGAAGAGCACCAACAGTTATTAATTGCTGCTGCAGATATCTTAATTGAAATCTATATGGCAGAATCAGCAATTTTAAGGACTGAGAAAAATGTGAAGCGTTTTGGCGAAGAATCACAATCAGCACAAATTGCTATGGCGAAATTATATTTATATCACGCTGTAGATATCGTTGAAGAAAAAGGAAAAGAAAGTATTATTTCTTTTGCTGAAGGCGATGAACAACGTATGATGTTAATGGGACTTAAGCGTTTTACAAAATATGCTAACTATCCAGATATCGTAGATTTACGTATCGAAATTGCAGAAAAAGTAAAAGCAGAAAATAAGTACTGCTTCTAA
- a CDS encoding LTA synthase family protein gives MASCRERHIPLNNSVYRFQEYKVFFYRLFLVYVFYFIARILFLIYNFDLLHVASIAEFLKIQYHGLAFDTTAILYVNSLFMLLSFLPFFINTKRGYQKLLFYVYFITNLIAYAINFVDLIYYKYTFSRTTIVVLDVLKHEKDGGSMFFRFLIDYWHVFLLFGLSAALWIYLYKKVKVITVERPKLTTKNGLIYVVLSLVIFCGVSVLTIGGIRGGDFKKSTRPINLVDANRHVQKIEQADLVLNSPFAFIRTINANSFKKVAYKMEQEVVDNYAQPIKQYSNNSKSKPNIVLIITESLGREYLGAFNKSYDIPNYKGYTPFLDSLAGKSLIFPNAYANGSKSIHGMSSVLSGIPSFKDAFTSSAYSKQDIQSLVSILNEEGYYSTFFHGAARGSMGFLGFSNILGFDSYLGREDYNNDDDFDGSWGIWDEPFLQYMKDEINDMQTPFFATVFTVSSHEPYVIPEKYEGKFPVGNVPMHKTVGYTDFAFKRFFEEAKKEEWFDNTIFILTADHSNQVFYKDMYYKPMNRHTVPILIYKPDNSMAGVNMDLAQQIDIYPTILDMIGYQKPFRSWGRSLVDTSFSTIPFAVNYSNSYYRFQMGNYICIFDGVKATGFYDILDKGLEKNLIENKNSEMSKIEAICKAYIKDYYDRIIDKKLSAIE, from the coding sequence ATGGCATCTTGCCGCGAACGACACATTCCATTGAACAACTCAGTTTATAGATTTCAAGAATATAAAGTATTTTTTTACAGGCTTTTTCTAGTTTATGTTTTTTACTTCATTGCTAGAATTTTGTTTTTGATTTACAATTTTGATTTATTACATGTAGCGTCAATAGCAGAATTTCTTAAAATTCAGTACCATGGTTTAGCATTTGACACCACAGCGATATTATACGTTAACAGCCTGTTTATGTTATTGTCTTTTTTGCCATTCTTTATAAACACAAAAAGAGGTTATCAAAAGCTATTGTTCTATGTTTACTTTATAACAAATCTTATAGCTTATGCAATTAACTTCGTCGATTTAATTTATTATAAATATACTTTTAGTCGCACAACAATTGTTGTTTTAGATGTGCTTAAGCACGAAAAGGATGGAGGAAGTATGTTTTTTCGGTTTTTGATTGATTATTGGCATGTCTTTTTACTCTTTGGTTTATCTGCAGCACTTTGGATCTATTTATACAAAAAAGTAAAAGTAATCACAGTAGAACGTCCAAAACTCACAACTAAAAACGGATTAATTTATGTTGTACTATCATTAGTTATTTTTTGTGGTGTTTCAGTACTAACCATTGGCGGTATAAGAGGAGGTGATTTTAAGAAGAGCACGAGACCCATTAATCTTGTAGATGCTAATAGGCACGTTCAAAAAATCGAACAAGCTGATTTGGTATTGAATTCGCCATTTGCATTTATCCGAACGATTAATGCCAATTCGTTTAAAAAAGTGGCATATAAAATGGAACAAGAGGTTGTAGATAATTATGCACAACCCATTAAGCAATATTCTAATAATTCAAAATCGAAACCTAACATCGTATTGATTATTACTGAAAGTCTTGGACGTGAATATCTAGGTGCTTTTAATAAATCATACGATATACCTAACTATAAAGGTTACACTCCCTTTTTAGATTCGCTGGCAGGCAAAAGCTTAATTTTCCCAAATGCTTATGCAAATGGAAGTAAGTCCATTCATGGAATGTCATCGGTTTTATCTGGTATTCCTTCATTTAAAGATGCATTTACATCTTCTGCATATTCAAAACAAGACATTCAATCTTTGGTGTCTATATTGAATGAAGAAGGGTATTATTCCACGTTTTTTCATGGAGCAGCAAGAGGCTCAATGGGTTTTTTAGGTTTTAGTAATATACTTGGATTTGATTCGTATTTGGGTAGAGAAGATTATAACAACGATGATGATTTTGATGGCTCTTGGGGAATTTGGGATGAGCCTTTTTTACAATATATGAAGGACGAAATTAATGACATGCAAACACCATTTTTTGCAACCGTGTTTACAGTTTCTTCACATGAACCTTATGTTATTCCAGAGAAGTATGAAGGTAAATTTCCAGTTGGAAACGTGCCTATGCATAAAACCGTTGGTTACACAGATTTTGCCTTTAAACGGTTTTTTGAGGAGGCTAAAAAAGAAGAGTGGTTCGATAATACCATCTTTATTCTTACTGCAGACCATAGTAATCAGGTGTTTTATAAAGACATGTATTATAAGCCTATGAATCGGCATACTGTACCAATTTTGATTTATAAACCAGATAACTCCATGGCAGGAGTGAACATGGATTTGGCACAACAAATTGATATTTATCCAACAATTTTAGATATGATAGGCTACCAAAAGCCGTTTAGAAGTTGGGGACGAAGTTTAGTTGATACCTCATTTTCAACGATACCATTTGCCGTAAATTATAGTAACTCATATTACCGATTTCAGATGGGTAATTATATTTGTATCTTTGATGGTGTAAAAGCGACAGGATTTTATGATATTTTAGATAAAGGTTTAGAAAAAAATCTGATTGAAAATAAAAATTCTGAAATGTCTAAAATTGAAGCTATTTGTAAAGCTTATATTAAAGATTATTACGATAGAATTATTGATAAAAAATTAAGTGCAATAGAATAA